In Frigoribacterium sp. Leaf415, the genomic window ACGCGGAAGTGGGTGCTCGCGGTCAGCGGCCACGGCGAGGTGCTCGACGGACGCCCGGTGCTGAGCCGCGCGGTGCGGCTCCGCTCGCCCTACGTCGACGCACTCTCGCTGCTGCAGCTGCGCGCCCTGCGGGCGATCCGCGTCGCGGGCGGTGGTGACCCGGCGGACGCCGACCACCGCCTCCTGCTGCTCAGCGTCAACGGGATCGCCGCCGGGCTGCAGAACACCGGCTGAGCCGCGGCGTCACATGGGACGCAGGAGGCGCGGGCTGGGTCGTCGACCCGGCCCGCGCCTCCTGCGTCCTCGGCCCGTCAGCCGACCAGCTGCTCGCTGAGCGCCCAGAGGCGGTCCGACTGCTCGGGGTCGAGGGCGTAGTCCTTGACGCCGCGACCGCGGGCGTCCTCGCGGAACGGCTCGGCCTCGGCGACGTCCTCGAAGTAGCTGGCGCCGACGCCCTCGACGAGCGGGTGGACGGCCACGAAGACCGACGTCGCGGCGCCCTGCTGGGTCGACTTGAAGGCCGGGTTGGGGGTGCCGTCCTCGTCGATCCAGCCACGGTCGAGCATCTCCTGCTTGGGCAGGTGGCGCTGCAGCGGAGTGAGGATGCCGCCCGGGTGCACGGCGTTCGCCAGCACGCCGTCGTCGGCCCAGCGCTGCGTGACGCCGACCGCGAAGAGCGAGTTCGCCGTCTTGGACTGGCCGTAGGCCGACCACGGGTCGTACTCGCGACGCTCGAACATCACGTCGTCGAACACGACGGGCGAGAAGTGGTGGCCGGTCGAGCTGAGCGACACGAGGCGCGACGGGGTGCCCGAGGCCTGTGCCCCCTCGACGAGGGCGCCGCGGAGCGCGTTGGCCAGGGCGAAGTGACCGAGGTGGTTGTTGCTGAACTGCAGCTCCCAGCCCTCGGGGGTGCGGGTCTCGGGCGTGGCCATGATGCCGGCGTTGTCGATCAGCACGTCGAGCGGGCCCTGCCACGCGTCGGCGAAGGCCTGCAGGGTGTCGCGCTTCTCGAGGTCGAGGATCGCGGCACGGACGGTGCCGGCGCCGTCGCTGCTGCCGCCGGACGTGCCCGCGCCCGTGCTGG contains:
- a CDS encoding SDR family NAD(P)-dependent oxidoreductase, producing MTRITTPFSAATTANEVVEGLDLSGRRIVVTGAASGIGIETARSLVAAGADVTLAVRRPEQGEQAVADIRASTGAGTSGGSSDGAGTVRAAILDLEKRDTLQAFADAWQGPLDVLIDNAGIMATPETRTPEGWELQFSNNHLGHFALANALRGALVEGAQASGTPSRLVSLSSTGHHFSPVVFDDVMFERREYDPWSAYGQSKTANSLFAVGVTQRWADDGVLANAVHPGGILTPLQRHLPKQEMLDRGWIDEDGTPNPAFKSTQQGAATSVFVAVHPLVEGVGASYFEDVAEAEPFREDARGRGVKDYALDPEQSDRLWALSEQLVG